From Brochothrix thermosphacta DSM 20171 = FSL F6-1036, a single genomic window includes:
- a CDS encoding phosphatidate cytidylyltransferase produces the protein MKTRIITAILALAVFVPFLVIGGTPFQAMMYLITTIAIGEVIRMQKRSLFAIDSILLFILGWVILLPTSILDRLAEYNISFILIVSVIVMMNLTASVLSADKVNVAQAALGIILSLYIAAGFRSFITVRSDSFNLLMFGILVVILTDSFAYFVGRKFGKTKLAPTISPNKTIEGSIGGTVIATIVAVIYTLIFPIDLSLLHIIIGTIVLSIVGQCGDLVESSVKRYCGVKDSGKILPGHGGLYDRFDSWLFVFPMMIILQFM, from the coding sequence ATGAAAACTCGTATCATAACAGCCATATTAGCATTAGCTGTTTTTGTACCTTTCCTTGTAATCGGCGGAACGCCTTTTCAAGCAATGATGTATTTAATAACAACAATTGCTATTGGTGAAGTTATTCGTATGCAAAAACGTTCATTATTTGCTATCGATAGTATTTTACTGTTTATTTTAGGATGGGTGATTTTACTCCCAACATCGATTTTAGACAGACTTGCAGAGTATAACATTAGTTTTATCTTAATTGTCTCTGTTATTGTAATGATGAACCTTACAGCAAGTGTATTATCAGCTGATAAAGTGAATGTAGCACAGGCGGCTCTTGGTATTATTCTTTCTTTATATATTGCCGCAGGTTTCCGTTCGTTTATCACTGTTAGAAGTGACAGTTTTAATCTCTTAATGTTTGGGATTTTAGTTGTTATTTTAACAGATAGTTTTGCTTACTTTGTAGGGCGCAAGTTCGGTAAAACTAAATTAGCACCAACAATATCTCCCAATAAAACAATTGAAGGTTCTATCGGTGGAACAGTGATTGCTACTATTGTCGCTGTTATTTATACCCTTATTTTCCCAATCGATCTCTCACTTCTCCATATTATTATAGGTACAATTGTATTATCTATTGTAGGTCAATGTGGTGATTTGGTTGAATCTAGTGTCAAACGTTATTGTGGCGTCAAGGATTCAGGGAAAATCTTACCAGGCCATGGTGGGCTATATGACCGTTTTGATAGCTGGTTGTTTGTCTTTCCAATGATGATTATTTTACAATTTATGTAA
- the pyrH gene encoding UMP kinase gives MNTPKYKRIVFKLSGEALAGEEGFGINPTVVNSIAKQVKEVVELGIEVAIVCGGGNIWRGKIGSEMGMDRANADYMGMLATVMNSLSLQDSLENVGVPTRVQSSIEMRQVAEPYIRRRAIRHLEKGRVVIFAAGTGNPYFSTDTTAALRAAEIEADVILMGKNNVDGVYTADPKTDATATKFEELSYLEIISSGLEVMDTTASSLSMDNDIPLVVFSLNEEGNIKRAAMGEKIGTTVRGKY, from the coding sequence ATGAATACACCTAAATATAAACGAATCGTATTTAAGTTAAGCGGTGAGGCATTAGCAGGAGAAGAAGGTTTTGGTATCAATCCAACAGTCGTGAACTCAATTGCTAAACAAGTGAAAGAAGTAGTAGAACTAGGTATTGAAGTTGCAATTGTTTGTGGTGGCGGAAATATTTGGCGAGGTAAAATTGGAAGTGAAATGGGTATGGATCGTGCAAATGCCGATTACATGGGCATGCTTGCTACAGTTATGAACTCACTTTCTTTACAAGATTCACTTGAAAATGTGGGTGTACCAACACGTGTACAATCATCTATTGAAATGCGTCAAGTAGCAGAACCGTATATTCGTCGTCGTGCTATTCGTCACCTTGAAAAAGGCCGCGTTGTTATCTTCGCAGCTGGAACAGGTAACCCTTATTTCTCTACAGATACTACGGCAGCATTACGTGCAGCTGAAATTGAAGCAGATGTTATTTTAATGGGTAAAAACAATGTTGATGGTGTTTATACTGCTGATCCTAAAACTGACGCAACAGCAACTAAATTTGAAGAATTATCATACCTTGAAATCATTTCTTCTGGTTTAGAAGTAATGGATACAACGGCTTCTTCATTAAGCATGGATAATGATATTCCACTTGTTGTTTTCTCATTAAATGAAGAAGGTAATATTAAACGCGCAGCAATGGGCGAAAAAATTGGAACGACTGTAAGGGGGAAATATTAA
- a CDS encoding proline--tRNA ligase, whose protein sequence is MKQSKIFIPTLKEVPSDAEIKSHQFLIRAGYVRQSARGIYSYLPLAQTVKNKIEAIVREELAEIGATEILMPVLQPAEIWKESGRWDKYGADLMTMKDRHNRDFALGPTHEEMVTDLLRDDINSYKKLPLTVFQIQTKFRDERRPRFGLLRGREFLMKDAYSFHAETDSLDTTFDDMATAYGRILDRCGLEWRSVIADSGAIGGTGSREFQVIADVGEDTIVYDKNSDYAANVEMAEVYYKANPSTEEKLAKEKVATPGMTSIADLVEGLSIPIEKTIKSLLVQADEEIVMVLLRGDHEFNDVKLKNLLDLTVIEMASETAALEVMGAEYGSLGPVNVPADMKIYADSAVQDIVNASVGANETGYHFININHGTDFNVETFADLRMVQEGDLTPDGVGTLSFAKGIEVGHIFKLGSLYSEAMKATYLDENGRQQPFIMGCYGLGISRLVAAIIEQTADDKGLVWNKLLAPYHVHLIPIKPADEDQAALTTEIEKLLAENNLTSLIDDRKERPGVKFADSELIGLPVRITVGKRAAEGIVEVKVRATGESFEVETADLLAKINEILN, encoded by the coding sequence ATGAAACAATCTAAAATTTTCATCCCAACACTAAAAGAAGTGCCAAGTGATGCTGAAATTAAAAGTCATCAATTCCTAATCCGTGCGGGTTATGTGCGTCAAAGCGCACGAGGTATTTATTCATATTTACCATTGGCTCAAACAGTTAAAAATAAAATCGAAGCGATTGTACGCGAAGAATTAGCAGAAATTGGTGCAACTGAGATTTTAATGCCAGTATTACAACCAGCAGAAATTTGGAAAGAGTCAGGCCGTTGGGATAAATACGGTGCTGATTTAATGACAATGAAAGACCGTCATAATCGTGATTTTGCCTTAGGACCTACACATGAAGAGATGGTAACTGATTTATTACGTGATGATATTAACTCGTATAAAAAATTACCATTAACTGTTTTCCAAATCCAAACTAAATTCCGTGATGAACGTCGCCCACGCTTCGGTTTATTACGCGGCCGTGAATTTTTAATGAAAGATGCTTATTCTTTCCATGCTGAGACAGATTCATTAGATACAACTTTTGATGATATGGCAACAGCTTATGGTCGTATTTTGGACCGTTGTGGCTTAGAATGGCGTTCTGTAATTGCTGATTCAGGTGCAATTGGTGGTACTGGTTCACGTGAATTCCAAGTTATTGCTGATGTTGGTGAAGATACTATAGTTTATGATAAAAATAGCGATTATGCAGCTAACGTTGAAATGGCAGAAGTTTACTATAAAGCTAACCCTTCAACTGAAGAAAAATTAGCGAAAGAAAAAGTAGCAACACCGGGAATGACTTCAATTGCTGATCTTGTGGAAGGTTTATCTATTCCAATTGAAAAAACAATCAAATCATTACTCGTACAAGCAGACGAAGAAATCGTTATGGTGTTATTACGTGGCGACCATGAGTTCAACGATGTGAAATTGAAAAACTTATTGGATCTTACTGTTATTGAAATGGCATCTGAAACAGCTGCATTAGAGGTAATGGGCGCTGAATACGGTTCACTAGGGCCAGTAAATGTACCAGCTGATATGAAAATTTATGCAGATTCTGCCGTTCAAGATATCGTTAATGCTTCAGTAGGAGCTAATGAAACAGGTTACCACTTTATTAACATCAATCATGGCACTGATTTTAATGTTGAAACATTTGCTGATTTACGAATGGTACAAGAAGGTGACCTTACTCCAGATGGCGTTGGCACACTAAGTTTCGCTAAAGGAATTGAAGTTGGACATATCTTTAAATTAGGATCACTTTATTCAGAAGCAATGAAAGCAACCTACCTTGATGAAAATGGACGTCAACAACCATTTATCATGGGCTGTTATGGTTTAGGAATTTCACGTCTGGTAGCAGCAATCATTGAGCAAACTGCCGATGATAAAGGACTCGTTTGGAACAAATTGTTAGCACCCTACCATGTGCATTTAATCCCAATTAAACCAGCAGACGAGGACCAAGCAGCTTTAACAACTGAAATTGAAAAATTATTAGCTGAAAACAACCTGACATCATTAATTGACGATCGTAAAGAACGCCCAGGCGTTAAATTTGCTGATAGTGAATTAATAGGATTACCAGTACGTATTACAGTTGGTAAACGTGCAGCAGAAGGTATCGTTGAAGTTAAAGTACGTGCAACAGGCGAAAGTTTTGAAGTTGAAACAGCTGATTTATTAGCTAAAATCAATGAGATATTAAACTAA
- a CDS encoding 1-deoxy-D-xylulose-5-phosphate reductoisomerase has translation MKISLLGATGSVGVQTLAVVRQHPAAFQIVALAFGSNIQKGAQIIREFSPEIVSVATKDIARQLAHQFPTVTFYHGMAGLIEVATFHKSTMLVNAILGSRGLLPTLRAIESHKTIALANKETLVTAGHLVMDAVKKHNVTLLPVDSEHSAIFQSLQGNSKRAVDSILLTASGGSFRDKTREQLANVTLADALNHPNWAMGPKITIDSATLFNKGLEVIEAHWLFGLPYDKINVTIHRESIIHSCVKYVDGSMIAQMGAPDMRLPIQYALTYPNRLPISYDEPFDLNKIGQLSFEAVDMKRFRALYLSYEAGKAGGSMPTVLNAANEVAVEAFLTKKISFLDIENLVEKAMLAHSIIKNPELETILAIETETRQRVTSWL, from the coding sequence ATGAAAATTAGTTTGCTAGGTGCAACTGGCTCTGTAGGAGTACAAACCTTAGCGGTTGTGCGACAACATCCTGCCGCTTTCCAAATTGTAGCACTAGCTTTTGGATCGAATATTCAAAAAGGAGCTCAAATAATCCGCGAATTTTCACCTGAAATTGTTAGTGTTGCAACAAAAGATATAGCGCGTCAGTTAGCACACCAATTTCCGACTGTCACCTTTTATCATGGGATGGCTGGCTTGATTGAAGTGGCGACATTTCATAAAAGTACAATGTTGGTGAATGCCATTTTAGGGAGTAGGGGACTATTACCCACTTTGCGAGCCATTGAATCACATAAAACAATCGCTTTAGCCAATAAAGAAACACTTGTCACAGCAGGCCATCTTGTGATGGATGCCGTTAAAAAACATAATGTAACATTGCTACCGGTTGATAGTGAGCACTCCGCCATTTTTCAATCGCTTCAGGGGAATTCGAAACGTGCAGTAGATTCAATATTATTGACAGCTTCGGGTGGCAGTTTTCGTGATAAAACACGTGAACAGTTAGCCAATGTTACATTAGCAGATGCATTAAACCATCCTAATTGGGCGATGGGACCAAAAATAACGATAGACTCGGCAACCTTGTTTAATAAAGGGTTAGAGGTTATCGAAGCACATTGGTTATTTGGATTACCGTATGATAAAATCAATGTAACCATTCATCGTGAATCTATTATACATTCATGTGTCAAATACGTGGATGGTAGTATGATTGCACAGATGGGTGCGCCTGATATGAGATTACCGATTCAATATGCCTTAACGTACCCGAATCGTCTACCCATTAGTTATGATGAACCGTTTGATTTAAATAAAATTGGACAATTATCATTCGAGGCTGTTGATATGAAAAGATTTCGTGCGTTATACCTGTCTTATGAAGCAGGTAAAGCAGGCGGTTCAATGCCAACTGTTCTCAATGCAGCTAATGAAGTTGCAGTAGAAGCGTTCTTAACAAAAAAAATTAGTTTTTTAGATATTGAAAATTTGGTTGAAAAAGCGATGCTCGCCCATTCAATCATCAAAAACCCTGAATTAGAAACGATTTTAGCTATCGAAACAGAGACACGTCAGCGTGTCACGTCGTGGTTATAA
- a CDS encoding isoprenyl transferase, with protein sequence MFNKLFNNNNGSDDIESQLSKENIPKHIAIIMDGNGRWANKRFLPRIAGHKEGMNTVKKITTSASKLGVEVLTLYAFSTENWKRPDEEVQFLMKLPVDFFETFMPDLMKENVRVHVMGYHDVLPKHTQKVITDAMDKTKNNTGLVLNFALNYGGRAEIVSATQAAMRELLAQELTPDDLTEELIAKHLMTHTFPDPDLLIRTSGEMRVSNFMLWQIAYSEFYFVEKHWPDFSHQDLCEAIATYQNRTRRFGGILK encoded by the coding sequence ATGTTTAATAAATTATTTAATAATAACAATGGCAGCGACGATATCGAGTCGCAACTATCAAAAGAAAATATTCCGAAACATATCGCAATCATTATGGATGGTAACGGCCGTTGGGCTAACAAACGTTTTTTACCTCGAATTGCTGGGCATAAAGAGGGCATGAATACCGTGAAAAAAATTACGACCTCTGCCAGTAAGTTAGGTGTTGAAGTATTAACTTTATACGCTTTTTCAACAGAAAATTGGAAACGACCCGATGAAGAAGTTCAATTTTTAATGAAATTACCTGTGGATTTTTTTGAAACATTCATGCCGGATCTGATGAAAGAAAATGTTCGTGTGCATGTAATGGGATATCATGATGTTTTACCAAAACATACACAAAAGGTCATCACAGATGCAATGGATAAAACGAAAAATAACACAGGCTTGGTTTTGAATTTTGCACTTAACTATGGTGGTCGTGCTGAAATAGTATCGGCAACACAAGCTGCAATGCGTGAACTATTAGCTCAGGAATTAACGCCAGATGATTTAACAGAAGAATTAATTGCAAAACACTTAATGACGCATACTTTTCCAGATCCCGATTTACTTATCCGTACTAGCGGTGAGATGCGAGTGAGTAATTTTATGTTGTGGCAAATTGCCTATAGTGAATTCTATTTTGTTGAAAAACATTGGCCAGATTTTAGTCATCAAGATTTATGCGAAGCAATCGCAACGTATCAAAATAGAACCCGTCGTTTTGGTGGTATTTTGAAGTAA
- the frr gene encoding ribosome recycling factor: MTKEILNSAKERMVGAEGALSRELANIRAGRANTSILDRITVEYWGAQTPLNQLAAISVPEARVLMIAPFDKGTLSDVERAIFASDLGLTPSNDGEVIRLTIPALTEERRKVLAKQVKSEAENAKVSVRNVRRDANDDLKKAEKAGDITEDELRQLSDEVQKYTDASIKKIDSITKDKEDEIMSV, encoded by the coding sequence ATGACAAAAGAAATTTTAAACTCAGCTAAAGAACGTATGGTAGGAGCAGAAGGCGCTTTAAGCCGCGAACTTGCTAATATCCGTGCGGGACGTGCTAATACATCAATTTTAGATCGTATTACAGTAGAATACTGGGGTGCACAAACACCATTAAACCAATTAGCTGCAATCTCTGTGCCAGAAGCACGCGTTTTAATGATTGCACCATTCGATAAAGGTACTTTATCAGATGTTGAACGTGCTATTTTTGCATCAGACTTAGGTTTAACACCTTCAAATGATGGCGAAGTGATTCGTTTAACTATTCCTGCATTGACAGAAGAACGTCGTAAAGTATTAGCTAAACAAGTTAAATCTGAAGCTGAAAACGCTAAAGTATCAGTGCGTAACGTTCGTCGTGATGCAAATGATGACTTGAAAAAAGCTGAAAAAGCTGGCGATATTACTGAAGATGAATTACGTCAATTATCTGATGAAGTTCAAAAATACACAGATGCTAGCATCAAAAAAATTGATAGCATTACAAAAGATAAAGAAGACGAGATTATGTCTGTCTAA
- the rpsB gene encoding 30S ribosomal protein S2: MAVISMKQLLEAGVHFGHQTRRWNPKMKKFIFTERNGIYIIDLQKTVKKVDEAFNFVKSIAEDGGRVLFVGTKKQAQESVKDEAIRSGQFYVNHRWLGGTLTNFGTIKKRVRRLKDIEKMAEDGTFEVLPKKEVVLLKKEQEKLERFLGGIKEMQDIPDALFIVDPRKERIAVQEARKLNIPIVGIVDTNCDPDEIDYVIPANDDAIRAVKLLTGRMADAIIETKQGQEEVVEEAVATETVEG; the protein is encoded by the coding sequence ATGGCAGTTATTTCAATGAAACAATTATTAGAAGCAGGCGTTCACTTCGGTCACCAGACTCGTCGTTGGAACCCAAAAATGAAGAAATTTATCTTTACAGAACGTAACGGTATCTACATCATCGACTTACAAAAAACAGTGAAAAAAGTTGACGAAGCATTCAACTTTGTAAAATCAATCGCTGAAGACGGTGGACGCGTTCTTTTCGTAGGAACTAAAAAACAAGCACAAGAATCAGTTAAAGACGAAGCAATTCGTTCAGGTCAATTTTACGTTAACCACCGTTGGTTAGGTGGAACATTAACTAACTTTGGTACTATCAAAAAACGTGTTCGTCGTCTTAAAGACATCGAAAAAATGGCAGAAGACGGTACTTTTGAAGTATTACCTAAAAAAGAAGTTGTATTACTTAAGAAAGAGCAAGAGAAATTAGAACGCTTCTTAGGCGGAATCAAAGAAATGCAAGATATTCCTGATGCATTATTCATCGTTGATCCTCGTAAAGAACGTATCGCAGTTCAAGAAGCTCGTAAACTTAATATTCCAATCGTAGGTATTGTAGATACTAACTGTGATCCTGACGAAATTGATTACGTTATCCCTGCAAACGACGATGCAATCCGTGCTGTTAAATTATTAACAGGTCGTATGGCTGACGCTATCATCGAAACTAAACAAGGACAAGAAGAAGTAGTTGAAGAAGCAGTTGCAACTGAAACTGTTGAAGGCTAA
- the tsf gene encoding translation elongation factor Ts, translating into MAQISAAQVKELREKTGAGMMDCKKALVETNGDIDAAIDYLREKGISNAAKKADRIAAEGITNVLTDGNFAVLLEVNAETDFVAKNEGFQTVVKELSEHLLASKPADLEAALASEINAGETVETYITTAMNKIGEKLSLRRFVIMEKNETSAFGAYLHMGGRIGALTVIEGTTDEATAKDVAMHIAAVNPKYITRDEVAPEELAHEKEVLTQQALNEGKPANIVEKMITGRLNKFLSDISLVDQPFVKNPDVTVGKFVEEKGAKVLEFARFEVGEGIEKREENFAEEVMNQINN; encoded by the coding sequence ATGGCTCAAATTAGTGCTGCTCAAGTAAAAGAATTACGTGAAAAAACAGGTGCAGGTATGATGGACTGTAAAAAAGCTTTAGTTGAAACAAACGGTGATATCGATGCTGCAATCGATTACCTACGTGAAAAAGGTATCTCTAACGCTGCTAAAAAAGCAGACCGTATTGCTGCTGAAGGTATTACAAATGTATTAACTGATGGTAACTTTGCTGTTCTTTTAGAAGTAAATGCTGAAACTGACTTCGTTGCTAAAAACGAAGGTTTCCAAACTGTTGTTAAAGAATTAAGCGAGCACTTATTAGCTTCTAAACCAGCTGATCTTGAAGCTGCTCTTGCTTCTGAAATCAACGCAGGCGAAACTGTTGAAACATACATCACTACTGCAATGAACAAAATTGGTGAAAAATTATCATTACGCCGTTTTGTAATCATGGAAAAAAATGAAACTTCTGCTTTTGGCGCTTACTTACACATGGGTGGACGTATCGGTGCTTTAACAGTTATTGAAGGTACTACTGATGAAGCAACTGCTAAAGACGTTGCAATGCACATCGCTGCAGTTAACCCTAAATACATCACTCGTGATGAAGTTGCTCCTGAAGAATTAGCACATGAAAAAGAAGTGTTAACTCAACAAGCATTAAACGAAGGTAAACCAGCTAACATCGTTGAAAAAATGATCACTGGTCGTTTAAACAAATTCTTGTCTGACATTAGCCTTGTTGACCAACCATTTGTTAAAAACCCTGACGTAACTGTTGGTAAATTTGTTGAAGAAAAAGGCGCAAAAGTTCTTGAATTTGCTCGTTTTGAAGTCGGCGAAGGTATCGAGAAACGCGAAGAAAACTTTGCAGAAGAAGTTATGAACCAAATCAACAACTAA
- the rseP gene encoding RIP metalloprotease RseP: MENIIAFIVVFGLLVFFHELGHFLFAKNAGILVREFAIGFGPKIFSYKKKETLYTIRLLPLGGYVQMAGQDDEPIVLNAGYRVGLLFNDAGEVKQIVTSNLEKYPNIEPFEVASAELETSLFIKGIVLGDETEELITYTVARDCEIVDGNDKRAIAPYDRQFRSKSWIHRFMTIAAGPVFNFILAFFLFIIFAFASGGVPSNDARMGDVQSGSAAATAGIKENDLIKEIDGKKIATWTDMTTIVRANPDKKLNFAIERNGEIEKIVVTPKKVTQGEEKVGQIGVMAPKDSSIGAKLSYGVDQTVFWFKQIFVSLGNLITGGFSLDKLGGPVYIYQSTAAVVNNGAIMLLQWGAVLSINLGIINLLPIPALDGGRLLFLIVEAIRRKPLDSKKEGMVTVIGFALLMLLMVLVTWNDITRFFFK, translated from the coding sequence ATGGAAAATATAATTGCGTTTATAGTTGTTTTTGGTTTACTTGTTTTCTTCCACGAACTCGGCCATTTCTTGTTTGCTAAAAATGCAGGCATCTTGGTTCGCGAATTTGCGATTGGTTTTGGACCTAAAATATTCTCATATAAAAAGAAAGAGACTCTCTATACGATACGTCTACTACCCTTAGGTGGTTACGTTCAAATGGCTGGACAGGATGATGAACCGATTGTCCTTAATGCAGGTTATCGTGTGGGGTTATTGTTCAATGATGCAGGTGAAGTTAAACAAATCGTCACATCAAATCTTGAAAAATACCCTAACATTGAACCATTCGAAGTAGCATCAGCTGAATTGGAAACAAGTTTGTTTATTAAAGGAATTGTACTAGGCGATGAAACAGAGGAATTAATTACTTATACAGTTGCAAGAGATTGTGAAATTGTTGATGGAAACGATAAGCGAGCAATCGCTCCTTATGACCGTCAATTCCGCTCAAAATCTTGGATCCATCGTTTCATGACAATTGCTGCTGGACCAGTATTTAACTTTATTTTAGCCTTTTTCTTATTCATTATCTTTGCGTTTGCATCAGGTGGCGTGCCATCAAATGATGCACGTATGGGAGATGTTCAATCAGGTTCTGCTGCAGCAACTGCAGGCATCAAAGAAAATGATTTAATCAAGGAAATTGATGGTAAAAAAATTGCAACATGGACAGATATGACAACAATTGTTCGTGCAAATCCCGATAAAAAACTTAATTTTGCAATTGAACGTAATGGCGAAATCGAAAAAATAGTGGTTACACCAAAAAAAGTAACACAAGGTGAAGAAAAAGTTGGCCAAATCGGTGTTATGGCACCTAAGGATAGCTCTATTGGAGCAAAATTATCTTACGGTGTGGATCAAACTGTTTTCTGGTTTAAACAAATTTTTGTATCTTTAGGTAATTTAATTACTGGAGGATTTTCATTGGATAAACTAGGCGGCCCTGTTTATATTTACCAAAGTACAGCAGCAGTTGTAAATAACGGCGCAATTATGTTATTACAATGGGGTGCGGTATTAAGTATCAATCTAGGAATTATTAACCTTCTTCCAATACCAGCATTAGATGGGGGACGTTTGCTCTTCTTAATTGTCGAGGCTATTCGTCGTAAACCATTAGATTCTAAAAAAGAAGGTATGGTGACCGTTATCGGTTTTGCTCTATTAATGTTATTGATGGTCTTAGTGACCTGGAATGACATTACCCGTTTCTTTTTCAAATAA